A stretch of Tenrec ecaudatus isolate mTenEca1 chromosome 2, mTenEca1.hap1, whole genome shotgun sequence DNA encodes these proteins:
- the LYSMD3 gene encoding lysM and putative peptidoglycan-binding domain-containing protein 3, protein MAGRHQNRSFPLPGVQASGQLLAYGNCTDPDVLEEDAEVYELRSRGKEKVRRSTSRDRLDDIIVLTKDIQEGDTLNAIALQYCCTVADIKRVNNLISDQDFFALRSVKIPVKKFSLLTETLHPPKGRLASRPPSVPHDAGQQEIVPANDSLSSSESAGSFLQEVDRDIEQIVKCTDTKRENLNEVVSALTAQQIRFEPENRNTQRKDPYYGADWGIGWWTAVVIMLIVGIITPVFYLLYYEILAKVDVSHHSTVDSSHLHSGITPPTQQGEMADGIAPPKGTMHSAQRDGHRVYSHDAQAPATQHKT, encoded by the exons ATGGCAGGAAGACATCAGAATCGTAGCTTTCCTCTTCCAGGGGTTCAGGCAAGTGGCCAGTTACTAGCCTATGGAAATTGTACAGACCCTGATGTGTTGGAAGAGGATGCTGAAGTGTATGAACTTCGATCCCGAGGAAAAGAAAAAGTCCGCAGAAGTACATCAAGAGATAGACTTGATGACATTATAGTACTAACAAAAGATATACAGGAGGGAGATACTTTAAATGCGATAGCCCTCCAATATTGTTGTACG GTCGCAGATATCAAGAGGGTTAATAATCTCATCAGCGATCAAGACTTTTTTGCCCTTAGGTCTGTCAAAATTCCAGTAAAAAAATTTAGCCTATTGACTGAAACACTTCATCCTCCAAAAGGAAGACTGGCTTCTCGTCCTCCATCCGTTCCACATGATGCAGGACAACAGGAAATTGTGCCGGCTAATGATTCTCTTTCTTCCAGCGAGTCAGCTGGTAGCTTTTTACAAGAAGTGGACCGAGACATAGAACAAATAGTAAAATGCACAGACactaagagagagaaccttaatgaAGTGGTATCTGCCTTAACAGCACAGCAAATACGTTTTGAACCTGAGAACAGAAACACTCAACGGAAGGACCCTTATTACGGAGCGGACTGGGGGATAGGATGGTGGACAGCCGTAGTGATAATGTTGATAGTAGGTATAATAACCCCAGTATTTTATTTGCTGTATTATGAAATTTTGGCTAAAGTGGATGTTAGCCACCATTCAACAGTGGACTCTTCACATCTGCATTCAGGAATCACACCTCCAACACAACAGGGAGAAATGGCTGATGGAATTGCTCCACCAAAAGGAACAATGCACTCTGCCCAGCGAGACGGCCACAGAGTCTACAGTCACGATGCTCAGGCACCTGCTACTCAACACAAAACATAG